The DNA sequence TGCCGAACTTTCTGCACCAGTAATGCCTACTGAAATACGCGCAACTCCTGGACCAGGGTTAGTAACAATGCGAATATTCCCGCGCGCATTAACAGCCTCGACCATTGATTCCTGTAATGCAGCTTTTGCTTTATTAATCAGTTCGAGACTGACATCTTTAGTTGCATTTTGATTCAAGTAGATTGGATCAAGAATTACAGATGTATATGCCCCTGGATTGACGCCAGAGACTCGATATCTCCAAACACGGGTATCGCTATCGCTAGTAGCCATTGGAACTAGAAGGTTGTAATCCGGCAAAAACCCAGATCTTGGCATTGATTCAGTCGCTAATCTAGGAGCATTGCTACAGGCGCCCAAAGCAATCGCAGTGGCAAAGGTAACCAGCAATACATTCATTTTTTTCATAGCGTTTCCATGGGTCAATTTGTTTGTTAGGGAGTTCTAATACGGATGATCATACCTACTTAAAGTTACTCTGGTGCGGGGCAAGGCAAGGTTCCGCCAGTCTTTTTATGAATCTGAGGCTTGCAATCGTTTTGAACGGCAATCTTTGCCCCAGCATCTGAAGTTGAAGTGCCAGGAGAAGGTTTTGCTGGAATGCTGCTTAGGGGCTCCACCTTTACTGGAGCTAAGCCTGCCTCTTTGTAGAAAGCCTTTTCTGACCCAGGACAAGGCATGAGTGCGCCTGTTTTTGGATTGATAACATCTTTGCACTGCGGATTAGCTTCAAGTCTTGCTTCTAATTTAGCTACCGAACATGCTGAAAGGAAATAAATGATGCTAAATAAAGAGCAAATCTTGAGGAAATTTATATGCATTGATTCATTCTAAGTCGTAGCGGATAACTTAAAAGACAGATTAGCCACAATTTAGGGCGCAAGAATGAGGGGGTGGCCTGCCCAGCACGATTCGAACGTGCGACCTACGCCTTAGAAGGGCGTTGCTCTATCCAGCTGAGCTATAGGCAGTAAGTACTGGGACTGAAAATCGTAAAACAAAAGAGATGGTGGTCGGAGTACAAGGATTCGAACCTTGGACCCCCTGCTCCCAAAGCAGGTGCGCTACCAGGCTGCGCTACACTCCGACGGAACCGATATTCTACACCGAGAGCACTATTACAGGCAAATCCTGTAATATTCGTGGCATGGCTGCCTATTTTTCGAGCAAATTTAAGAAGCAAATTCAAGTCGCCCTGAGTGTTGCTTTGCTTGCATTTTGCTTATTGGGAACCCGCTGGATAGGTTTGTCTCATAGCATTTCGCATGCGAACATGCAAAGCCAATCTGAAGCAAGCACGATTGCAGTACACGCTTCCCCATCCTTAAGCCATAGCTCAGATGTATGTCACTTATTCGATGCTATTACCTTAGCTGGATTCTTAGCGTCTGACACGAT is a window from the Polynucleobacter sp. MWH-Aus1W21 genome containing:
- a CDS encoding DUF3313 domain-containing protein produces the protein MKKMNVLLVTFATAIALGACSNAPRLATESMPRSGFLPDYNLLVPMATSDSDTRVWRYRVSGVNPGAYTSVILDPIYLNQNATKDVSLELINKAKAALQESMVEAVNARGNIRIVTNPGPGVARISVGITGAESSANSLQPWNFTPIGLAMNAAAYAGGVNAKTPALLVESKIIDSQSKQLLGEGLITVQGESFRTNAGSADSFIAMAKKVVRTALETSANPTPTGK